The Agromyces sp. LHK192 genome includes a window with the following:
- a CDS encoding PadR family transcriptional regulator produces MAVRDAILALLLAGPAYGFQVHGELALRSGARREVNVGQTYATIDRLTARKLIEPAGTTDHGLPLHRLTAEGRRAAREWLDGADASGADAWDETVDRVLMAATLPDVDVRPVIAAERERWRDREAEASARGASVLDPAGALGAAVERAAALAQVERAASALAWLDRVEADPPPAFEPSSERPRRGRRPGRSAPSESDADGAGAPDGAASDHASSA; encoded by the coding sequence TTGGCCGTTCGCGACGCGATCCTCGCCCTGCTCCTGGCCGGTCCGGCCTACGGGTTCCAGGTCCACGGGGAACTCGCCCTGCGTAGCGGAGCGCGCCGCGAGGTCAACGTCGGGCAGACGTACGCCACGATCGACCGGTTGACCGCTCGAAAGCTCATCGAGCCCGCTGGAACGACCGACCACGGACTGCCGTTGCACCGCCTCACCGCCGAAGGCCGGCGGGCGGCGCGCGAGTGGCTCGACGGCGCCGATGCCTCGGGCGCCGATGCCTGGGACGAGACCGTCGATCGAGTCCTCATGGCCGCGACGCTCCCGGACGTCGACGTCCGCCCCGTGATCGCCGCCGAGCGGGAGCGGTGGCGTGATCGGGAGGCGGAGGCATCCGCTCGAGGAGCATCGGTCCTGGACCCGGCAGGCGCGCTCGGCGCTGCGGTCGAGCGTGCCGCGGCGCTCGCCCAGGTCGAACGGGCGGCCTCCGCGCTCGCCTGGCTCGACCGCGTCGAGGCGGATCCCCCGCCGGCGTTCGAGCCCTCGAGCGAGCGGCCGAGACGAGGCCGTCGACCCGGGCGCTCGGCGCCGAGCGAGTCGGACGCCGACGGGGCCGGTGCGCCCGACGGCGCGGCATCCGATCACGCGTCGTCGGCGTAG
- a CDS encoding DUF3145 domain-containing protein codes for MAEELTRAVRAARGVLFVHSSPKAMCPHVEWAAGGALGAPVNFDWTEQPVLPGTFRAEFTWEGRVGDGARIASALRGWSQLRFEVSEDPTPESDGARWMHTPDLGVFFAQTDTAGNVVIPEDRVRYAMEIAGNDALELHRELRLALGQAWDDELEPFRHASDFAPVVWLHRVG; via the coding sequence ATGGCGGAAGAGCTCACGCGGGCAGTGCGCGCCGCGCGCGGCGTCCTGTTCGTGCACTCATCGCCGAAGGCGATGTGTCCGCACGTCGAATGGGCCGCGGGCGGCGCACTCGGCGCGCCCGTGAACTTCGACTGGACCGAGCAGCCCGTGCTGCCCGGAACGTTCCGGGCCGAGTTCACCTGGGAGGGCCGGGTCGGCGACGGCGCCCGGATCGCCTCGGCACTGCGCGGCTGGTCGCAGCTGCGGTTCGAGGTGAGCGAGGACCCGACGCCGGAGTCCGATGGCGCGAGGTGGATGCACACGCCCGACCTCGGCGTGTTCTTCGCGCAGACCGACACCGCGGGCAACGTCGTGATCCCCGAGGATCGGGTGCGCTATGCGATGGAGATCGCGGGCAACGATGCGCTCGAGTTGCACCGAGAACTGCGCCTCGCGCTCGGCCAGGCATGGGACGACGAACTCGAACCGTTCCGGCACGCGAGCGACTTCGCTCCGGTCGTCTGGCTGCACCGGGTCGGTTGA
- a CDS encoding beta-ketoacyl synthase — MTKKIVITGIGATSPIGGTASESWNALLAGESGARLLEHDWIGEYDLPVRFAAEAKVRPEEVLERPVAKRLDPSSQFALISAMEAWADAGAPEVAPERLGVDYATGIGGIWTLLDAWDTLRERGPRRVLPMTVPMLMPNAAAAAISMHFEARAFARTVASACASSTESLANAYEHLQLGLADVVIAGGSESAVHPITLASFSSMQALSRRNDDPSTASRPYSIDRDGFVMGEGAASLVLETEEHALARGARIYAELAGGGVSADSYHITANDPEGRGATRAVLDALTQAGATPDQVTHINAHATSTPVGDIAEYAALLNVFGDRVHEIPVSATKASTGHLLGGTGALEAVFTVLAIRNRIAPPTINLSTQDPAIPLRVSGEGQPLGDGPQLAISNSFGFGGHNAVVAIRSV, encoded by the coding sequence ATGACCAAGAAGATCGTCATCACCGGCATCGGCGCGACCTCGCCCATCGGCGGCACCGCGTCCGAGAGCTGGAACGCCCTGCTCGCCGGTGAATCCGGCGCGCGCCTGCTCGAGCACGACTGGATCGGCGAGTACGACCTGCCCGTGCGGTTCGCCGCCGAGGCGAAGGTCCGCCCCGAGGAAGTGCTCGAGCGCCCTGTCGCGAAGCGCCTCGACCCGTCCAGCCAGTTCGCCCTGATCTCCGCGATGGAGGCCTGGGCCGATGCGGGAGCACCCGAGGTCGCTCCGGAGCGACTCGGCGTCGACTACGCCACGGGCATCGGCGGCATCTGGACGCTGCTCGACGCCTGGGACACGCTGCGCGAACGCGGCCCGCGCCGCGTCCTGCCGATGACCGTGCCGATGCTCATGCCCAACGCGGCTGCGGCAGCCATCTCGATGCACTTCGAGGCCCGCGCGTTCGCGCGCACCGTCGCCTCCGCCTGCGCGTCGAGCACCGAGTCGCTCGCGAACGCGTACGAACACCTCCAGCTCGGCCTCGCCGACGTCGTGATCGCGGGCGGATCGGAGTCCGCCGTGCACCCGATCACGCTCGCCTCGTTCTCGTCGATGCAGGCACTGTCGCGCCGCAACGACGACCCGTCGACGGCTTCGCGCCCGTACAGCATCGACCGCGACGGCTTCGTGATGGGCGAGGGCGCCGCGAGCCTGGTGCTCGAGACCGAGGAGCACGCGTTGGCGCGCGGTGCCCGGATCTACGCCGAGCTCGCCGGTGGCGGGGTGAGCGCCGATTCGTACCACATCACGGCGAACGACCCCGAGGGGCGAGGCGCCACCCGGGCGGTGCTCGATGCCCTGACCCAGGCCGGAGCGACGCCCGACCAGGTCACCCACATCAACGCGCATGCGACGAGCACGCCGGTCGGCGACATCGCCGAGTACGCGGCTCTGCTCAACGTGTTCGGCGATCGGGTCCACGAGATCCCGGTCTCGGCCACCAAGGCGTCGACCGGGCACCTGCTCGGTGGAACCGGTGCATTGGAGGCCGTGTTCACGGTGCTGGCGATCCGGAACCGCATCGCTCCACCGACCATCAACCTGTCGACGCAGGATCCCGCGATCCCGCTGCGCGTCTCGGGTGAGGGGCAGCCCCTCGGCGACGGTCCGCAGCTCGCCATCTCGAACTCGTTCGGGTTCGGCGGCCACAACGCGGTCGTCGCGATCCGGAGCGTCTGA
- a CDS encoding acyl carrier protein translates to MALSNEEVLAGLAELINDETGIATDTVELDKSFTDDLDIDSISMMTIVVNAEEKFDVKIPDEEVKNLKLVGDAVDFIVKAQA, encoded by the coding sequence ATGGCACTGTCCAACGAAGAAGTCCTCGCCGGCCTGGCCGAGCTCATCAACGACGAGACCGGCATCGCGACCGACACGGTCGAGCTGGACAAGTCGTTCACCGATGACCTCGACATCGACTCCATCTCGATGATGACGATCGTCGTCAACGCCGAAGAGAAGTTCGACGTGAAGATCCCCGACGAAGAGGTCAAGAACCTCAAGCTCGTCGGCGACGCCGTCGACTTCATCGTCAAGGCCCAGGCCTAG
- a CDS encoding beta-ketoacyl-ACP synthase III, with protein MSIPTLQQSHGPAYTRIYAIGAARGANAVPNADLIEPIDSSDEWIQQRTGIVTRARAGSDVLAVDLATDAAREAISRSGIAPELIDLVIIATISNVQQTPSMAAVVADRVGANPAAAYDMNAACAGYAYAVTQADALIRTGVARYALVIGAEKLSDVVDPTDRSISFLLGDGAGAIVIGPSDTPGIARTVWGSDGSKAGAVGMNSTLVEFRDGTAEWPTLRQEGQTVFRWAVWDMAKVAKEALDAAGVTAADLAAFIPHQANMRIIDEFAKQLKLPESVVIARDIATTGNTSAASIPLATHRLLEEHPELSGGLALQIGFGAGLVFGAQVVVLP; from the coding sequence ATGTCGATCCCCACCCTCCAGCAGTCGCACGGCCCGGCGTACACGCGCATCTACGCGATCGGCGCCGCTCGCGGCGCGAACGCGGTCCCCAACGCCGACCTCATCGAGCCGATCGATTCGTCGGACGAGTGGATCCAACAGCGCACCGGCATCGTGACCCGTGCGCGGGCGGGCAGCGATGTGCTCGCGGTCGATCTCGCGACCGACGCGGCGCGCGAAGCGATCTCACGGTCCGGCATCGCCCCGGAACTCATCGACCTCGTGATCATCGCGACGATCTCGAACGTGCAGCAGACGCCGTCGATGGCCGCGGTCGTCGCCGACCGCGTCGGAGCGAACCCCGCCGCCGCATACGACATGAACGCGGCGTGCGCCGGATACGCCTACGCGGTCACGCAGGCCGACGCGCTCATCCGCACCGGGGTCGCCCGCTACGCGCTCGTGATCGGCGCCGAGAAGCTCTCCGACGTCGTCGACCCGACGGACCGGTCGATCTCGTTCCTCCTCGGCGACGGTGCCGGTGCGATCGTGATCGGCCCGAGCGACACCCCCGGCATCGCCCGCACCGTGTGGGGCTCCGACGGGTCGAAGGCCGGTGCCGTGGGCATGAACAGCACCCTCGTCGAGTTCCGCGACGGCACCGCCGAGTGGCCGACGCTGCGCCAGGAGGGCCAGACCGTCTTCCGCTGGGCGGTGTGGGACATGGCGAAGGTCGCGAAGGAGGCGCTGGACGCCGCCGGCGTGACCGCCGCAGACCTCGCCGCGTTCATCCCCCACCAGGCGAACATGCGCATCATCGACGAGTTCGCGAAGCAGTTGAAGCTGCCCGAGAGCGTGGTCATCGCCCGTGACATCGCCACGACCGGCAACACGTCGGCCGCGTCGATCCCCCTCGCGACCCACCGGCTGCTCGAGGAGCATCCGGAACTGTCGGGCGGCCTCGCCCTGCAGATCGGCTTCGGCGCCGGCCTCGTGTTCGGCGCCCAAGTGGTGGTCCTCCCCTGA
- a CDS encoding ACP S-malonyltransferase: MIVVVCPGQGSQTPGFLSPWLAEPAFAERLSALSAAAEVDLALHGTHSDADTIRDTAVAQPLIVAAGILSLGALLADGRSGGIGGIAGHSVGEITAAAGSGVLGDEDAMRFVAARGRAMADAAALEQTGMSAVIGADETELLTRLAELGLEPANFNGGGQIVVAGAVDALEALAAEPPARARVIPLQVAGAFHTRYMAPAVERLAAVAADLAPADPTLPLWTNRDGSRVDSGAAFLDLLVGQVSSPVRWDRCMTSFADAGVTGIIELAPAGALVGLAKRGLKGVPTVAVKTPDDLPAAFELIDAA; encoded by the coding sequence CCTGGCTTGCCGAGCCCGCCTTCGCCGAGCGCCTCTCGGCGCTTTCCGCGGCCGCAGAGGTCGACCTCGCGCTGCACGGCACGCACAGCGATGCAGACACCATCCGCGACACCGCGGTGGCACAGCCGCTCATCGTCGCCGCCGGCATCCTCTCGCTCGGCGCACTGCTCGCCGACGGCCGCTCCGGGGGCATCGGCGGGATCGCGGGTCACTCGGTCGGCGAGATCACCGCGGCCGCCGGAAGCGGCGTCCTGGGCGACGAGGACGCGATGCGGTTCGTCGCCGCCCGCGGCCGGGCGATGGCGGACGCCGCCGCGCTCGAGCAGACCGGCATGAGCGCGGTCATCGGCGCCGACGAGACCGAGCTCCTCACGCGCCTCGCAGAGCTCGGCTTGGAACCGGCGAACTTCAACGGCGGCGGGCAGATCGTCGTCGCCGGCGCCGTCGACGCACTCGAGGCGCTCGCCGCCGAGCCGCCCGCCCGCGCACGCGTGATCCCCCTGCAGGTCGCGGGCGCATTCCACACCCGCTACATGGCACCGGCCGTCGAACGGCTCGCCGCGGTCGCCGCGGACCTCGCGCCCGCCGATCCGACGCTGCCGCTGTGGACGAACCGCGACGGCAGCAGGGTCGACTCCGGTGCCGCGTTCCTCGACCTGCTCGTCGGCCAGGTCTCCTCCCCCGTCCGCTGGGATCGCTGCATGACGTCGTTCGCCGACGCCGGCGTCACCGGCATCATCGAGCTCGCGCCGGCCGGAGCACTCGTCGGCCTCGCCAAGCGCGGCCTCAAGGGCGTGCCGACGGTCGCCGTCAAGACGCCCGACGACCTGCCCGCGGCGTTCGAGCTCATCGACGCAGCCTGA